GCTCTTTTGAATCTCTCCTATTTCCCGATGGGACAAGTCTTATCCTAACTCCGTGGTCCTCATAAATCACTGACACCTGACACCCTACTTCTTCAGGTGTCCACCACACCTCACTGGTTTTATTCCATTCCTCTGTCGAGCCTTTTGGCCTTggcacttgctgttctctctccctgggACGCTGTCTCCCCAGATCTTTTCATTTGGGCATTTTGCTTGTCATTCCTGCTGCACCGGTTACCTATCTTCTCTGGCCTGGCCTCTCCCACTTTGCAAGCTCACCTCTCCCCTTCTTGCTGTCTCTGCCCTTCCTAGCATCTGTTCGTGAGTTTATGGATATGTCCCCTGCGGTGTTTATTGCGGGCCCACGCCCCctgtccccccaacccccgtGAGCAGCTTAAAGGCAGAGTGTTTTTCAGTTTATAGATGAGTAATAAATTGAGCCTAAGAGAAAAGGAACCAGCCCAAGGGGGGGccgcgcagtgcggagctgggcGGAGATTTGAAGTCCCCCTAGAGGAGGATCTGTTTCCAGCCAGCTGGGGAAGCCAGGCACCGAGCGCCTTCCCCGCCACTTGCGGTTACCCTTTTGATGCTGCTGCCCCAGCTGCTCCCAGGTGTCGCCCTCGCCCCGCGGGCCGAAGTACTGGTAGTCCGTGGAGACCTGGGCTGCGGTCTCCAGCAGCAGGAGCAACGGAGGCAGCAGCAGCCCCGCCGCCTGGCCCCGGGCCATGCCCGACTCCAACCGCCCCCAACGCGCTCCAGGGCAAAGTCGCGCGGCGCCCGCGCAACACCCCCGGGCCGGTGCCGTGGTCGCGGCCCGCAGCTGTGCGTCTCCCCCCGCCGCCCGCAGACGCATGGACCCGGCCGCTCCGCTTCCCCTCCCCCCCGCGCCCTGCGCGTCTTGGTTCGGGCCGCGCATAAAAGCCTGGGCGGCCCAGGGCGCACTGGGCGCTGAGAACGCGGGTCCACGCGTCTGGTCGTCCGTGCGTCAGGCCTTTACCCACGCAGGTATGGACACCCCCGGTGCACTTGGCTGGGGGGACCGCCCTTCGAGCAGTTCCAGCCCTATCCTGACCTCATCGCTGGCCGCCTTTGTTTTCCATCCGCCGCAGTGGCCTCCTTTGTCCTTCAGGGGGAAACCGAGGCCAGCGCCTGAGCGCACAGGCCTGATCGCCCGGCTCCCCGCCCCCTGCTCGCGGGGGCCCTCGCTCTCTCCCGGACTGGGGGCTTGCGCCACCACGCTCCCGCCGACTCACTAATGGGATGCCGGTGGCAGCGGCTGGGTCACTGGTGCTCTGTGCAGGAGGGCGGGTCTCTGGCGGCCTCTGGGCCGCGCAGACCTGGTACCCGGGAGGGTGAGGGTTAGTGGTGTCGCCTCCGCCATTCTGCCTCAGTAACCAGGCCCGTTACGCAGCGTGACCTTGGGAAGGGAGAACAAAAGGTCTTTGCTCCCCGCACTGACCGGGCgggggtctcagcttccagttatGACCTGCAAAGCGCAAATCGGCAAGCGCGCCCCTGACTTCAAAGCCACCGCCGTGGTGGATGGCGCCTTTAAGGAGGTGAAGCTCTCGGACTACGAAGGTGAGGGCGGCCCGGAGGGGGCCCAGGTGAGGGCGGGGCCCACGAGCCAGAGGGGCTGGGTCCTACCTACTGCTccattcccctctccccagggAAGTACGTGGTCCTCTTTTTCTACCCGCTGGACTTCACTTTTGTGTGCCCCACGGAGATCATCGCTTTCAGCGATCACGCTGAGGACTTCCACAAGCTGGGCTGCGAAGTGCTGGGGGTCTCTGTGGACTCCCAGTTCACCCACCTGGCTTGGTATGAGgagggcccagggagggagggaattaGGGAAGGAGCAGCTAAGTCCTCCTCCGTGGGGTCtgagctgtgtggcctggagGCCAGCCACTGCTCCACctctgggcctccctccctcGGCTCGAAAATAATGGAAACACTGACACCCGAGTCCCAACCATAATGACAGTAATTAGCATTTGGTAACTATGTTGCTTGGCCATAGAGTTGCAGTTGCTTTATCTTACTTGGTTCCCAGGGCAGTGTCGCCCTACTTGACAGAGGCAGAAACTCTGGTTCGTGGTCATGAAGGGCTGGGCCCCAGGAGGCAGCTAGATGAGGATGGGGAGCCTAACGCAGCCGCCTCCTGAGTGATCCTGGTGGTCACCAGCGCCTGTGAAGCTCCTTACTTAGCTGGAGCGTTAGCTCTCAAGATTAGCCTTCCCAGCTGCGGGGAAACAGCCCCTGCACCCACCCCAGGGTGGGGCTTCCAGAGCCCTACTAGGAAGAGCCTATCTCTCGCCTCCAGTCCTTATCATACTCGGGCCTGCAAGGGGAAAAACCCTGCGGAGCCAGGCATCTCTGAAGTCCCAACCCAGTCTCCCCCACCACCAGGATCAACACCCCCCGGaaggagggaggcctgggccCCCTGAACATCCCCCTGCTTGCTGATGTGTCTAGAAGCTTGTCTCACGACTACGGCGTACTGAAAGATGATGAAGGCATTGCCTACAGGTACTGTGGGGCCCCGGCCCTGTGGCTGGCGGTGGGTGGTTGGTGCTCCCTTGCCTGGCTCCCAGCTCCTCATGCGAATGCTCACCTCTTCAGGGGTCTCTTCATTATCGACGGCAAGGGTGTCCTTCGTCAGATCACTATTAACGATCTGCCTGTGGGGCGCTCCGTGGACGAGGCCCTGCGGCTGGTCCAGGCCTTCCAATACACCGACGAGCATGGGGAAGGTGAGCAGATCCATGCGTTCACGAGGgttcacacagacacacactctgTTGCTAATGGGGACAGTCACTGCCTGCCACTACTACCCGGGGTGGGTGTCAGGGCCCCAAGGAAGACTCAGCTCAGAGCCTTGACTGCAGGAAGTTTCTGGTCTGGTGGGGGGAGATACCCCAACGCAAGGGTTGGGGAGCTGGGAGGGAACAAGAGATCCAAAGAAGCCATCTGAGATGTCATGTCCCAAGTCAGGCTTGAATAATGTTAGTCTGGTCAGGATATGTTCTCATGTTGGGGAGAGAGCCTAACCGCGCTCTCAGAGtccagcagggctgggggtgagggagaaAGGCAGGATTAAAGGATCCAAAAAGAAACTGAAGGAtcgtggggcacagtggctcacacctgtagtctcagcactttgggagaccaaggaaggaggatcacttgaagccaggagttcaagtccaagcctggacaatatagggagaccccatttctacaaaaatgagaaaaattagctgggcgtggtggcatgaacctgtagtcccagctacgcaggaggctgaggcaggaggatccaggggtttgaggttgcagtgagctatgatgacaccactgcacagtagcccaggcaaaagagagatagatcctgtctcaaaaataaataaataaataaaagaagaaagaaaaaattgaaggaatACTACAGCTAGGCTTAGAAGCTTCTTTCAATATGCAAGTTCTTGGGCCTGGACCACTTGCTCGCAGCTTTCTCTTCTGCAACTCAGGCTCTTGTTTTCCCTCTGTTCATCCCCTCACCTTGACTTTGGGGCTGTGTCTTCCCACAGTCTGTCCCGCTGGCTGGAAGCCTGGCAGCGACACGATCAAGCCCAACGTGGATGACAGCAAGGAGTACTTCTCCAAACACAACTAGGCTGGTAGACGGATAGTGGTCTTGTGCTCTCGGCCCCCAGGTGTGCCCCTACCTGGGTGCCCTGTGCTGACCCAGGAAAGGCCAGACCTGACCCTCCAAATTCCACAATCCCTGGAGGGCTAGGCCAAGGTCTTCTCATGCCCCTACCTAGGAGCAGGGGAATAGTGACTCCACCCAGCCTGGCACAGACCTAAAGGTAACCAATAAAGTATTAGGAACAAATGTGAGTCTGTGTCTGCGTGCTCTGTCCTGGCATCCTCCCCGACTCCTAGCTCCGGCTTGGGAAACTGATCCTGTTAGTTACATATCTTCGCCACAAGGTGGCGGCCTTGCCCCGTGCTCACTGCTTCCTCTTCTCATGCCTGAGCGAGGTTTCCAAGGGAAGGGGTGCTGTTTGCCCCTTGCAGGGAGCAAGTCCCAGGATGTCTTACATCTTGAAGCCTGGCCGTGCAAGGTAGCGCCCACATCTTGCCATCGGCCAGCCCGGGTTCCAGTGCCATTTAAGACCTGTGGATCATCCACGGATCTCTGCAACGGTAAAATGGGAATAGATTACAAACCCTCAAGATCACCATGCAAGTTAAAGGAGATAAAGTATGCGAGGTTCGGGGCCCAGCCCCTGTAGGTCCGCAGTTACTAGGATGGCTTCCTGGGGCTGGAAGGAACCCAGCTGAGTCCAGTCTTACAGGGAAGAGGGTGGAAACCCAGCCCCTAAGCAGGATCAGAGGGGGTGTGAGCTACGTGCATAGTCCCTGTTGTGAgcactgccccaccccaggctggaAGGGCCGCCTGTCTGCCCCTGGGGTGCGAGGGTTAGGCTGGGAGGCAGGTGTCCAGAGCAAGGCAGGGGTCCCAGGGGTGCAGTTTGATACTATATCTGTCCAGGCAAGTGGCTTTGCCACTCTGAATCCTACTTCCTTCCCCAGTCGGGGCTCCTATGCTCATTTAATCCACAAGACCCCTCCCCCCATTAATACTCCCACCCAACCTAATACCCCCTAACCTCACTCATCTCCCTCGGAATTTAATGTACACTCCTCCCCGAGGCCCCCGCGTGGTCTCTGGTGACCTCATCCACCCGGGTGTGGTTCACTCCCTTTCCAGGCACACTGGCTCCTTGCTGTTCTTTCCCAGGTAGATCTTGTTCTGGCCACAGGAACCCTGCAGGTGCCCTTCCCGCAGCCAGAACGCGGCTACCAGGATTTTCTTAAGGCCCCGCTCCTCCAAGGCTGTCGGAAAGCCAGCGGCCTCCGTCGCAGACGTAGGTCCCAGGCCGCTCTGCAGGGCAGCCTGCCCCCCGCCCCGTCACTACCACCTCCGCTTGCTTGAGAGTCACGTCTGCTGCTCAGCGTCTGTCCGCCTGGCCGGGGCTGCGTCTCCAGGGCCTGGGAGCTCAGTATCTTATAAGTGTCTGTTCCACCCGCCGCCGCGGCCTGGCATCCCCGCCTGCTTTTCCCCGCCGCTCCCTCCGAGGGCTCCCCGCGCCCCAGCTCCGGGGAGGGGGCCCGCGcgagggcggcggcggcgcccggcGGCTGCCCCAGCAGGACCAGACCTGGCAGCCGCCCCGCTCTCGGCCTGGCCTGGCACCCGGGAGGGAAACTTGGCAGGCGGGCGCCGCCCTTCctggcgggggctggggggacGGCGTCGCCGGCAACGACGCGGAGGCAGCCGCCACCCTCCTCCCCGGCCGGGCAGACGGAGGGGGCGTGGGCGCGGCGGGCCCGGGCGCCAGCCCGTTGGGGGCGGCAGGGGGTGGCTCCCGGGGCCCAGGAGCGCGGCCCGCCCACCTCGGGCGCTCTGGACCCAGGCCTGGGGCTTTCCGGGCCCGGGCAGCCGCCCGCCCGGGAAAATCCCAACCCCCTTCCCGGCGCCGCGGCCCTGCCCGGCAGAGCGGGGGAGGGGATTCCCGGAATCTGCCCAGAGACCGCGGGCGCGTCACTGGGCAGAATCGGCCCATATAAGGGCAGCGCTTCCGCTGCGTCAGCGGGGAAAGCCCCTGcgcgcgcggcggggcggggccgcgcctGCGCACTCGCGCCTCGCCCCGGGCACCCTGCTCGCCCCTCGCCCCCGGTTACTGAGCGGCTGGACCCGGTCCCGCGCGGGGACCTTCCAACCCGGGAGACCGGGGGACACGGGGAGGGTTGGACTCCCGGGCTGGGGCCAGGAGATGCCTAGGCAGAGCTGGcgagggtgggggacaggggacacgCACAGGAGGGAGCCACCAACAGCAGTGAGGTGGGGGTAGCCTGGGGCtctcctccctccgccctcccggcttggaaaaaaagacaacagaaattaataaagaaccatttttttttttttacttaaatagaTTCAATAAAAAGTCAGaacaacaaacacacacacacacacaaacacatcttAAAATAAACTCTTTAGAGACCAAGTGCGTGTTTCTTCTCCACAGTACGGTgcagagggggagggcagggggcgggggtcCCCTCCCCAATGTCCCCGCGGGCTTGAGTACCAGGGCGGCGGGGCCAGCTCCGCCGCGAtcgccccctcctcctctccctgttaaatacacaaatatattatattcaatATGAATCTAGTCTGTttccagcagaaaaaaaaaaaaaacatacaaaaaaacgTGGGACGGGGGACTTGTAAACGTCGAGGTGGAAGGACTGGGCGCAGAGCGGACGGGCCGGAGTCCAGTGTGGTTTGCGGCGCCCCCAGGCCCCGGGGCGGGTGCCCGCCGCCTGCCCCCTCGCCCCCAGTGGGAGGCGTGCGCCCAGCCGTCCAGGCTGGGGGTGTCCGTCAGGGCGGGGGTAGGCGCTCAGAAGGCATGTCCCTTGACCGCGAGCAGCAGCTGGCAGCCGTTGCTGACGTGGGTCATGACCTTCTGTTTGAGCTGGGCCACCTGCTCCCGGAGGAGGCCGGCAGTACTCGACAGCCCGGCGTTCTCGGCCTTGAGCGTCTTCACCTTGTCCTCCAGGCGCGCGATGCGCTCCAGCTTCCGCTTCCGGCACTTAGTGGCCGCCAGCCGGTTCCGCAGCCGCTTGCGCTCCACTTTGATGCGCTCCTGGTCTTCCATGTTGATGGGGGACACGGGCGGCGTGGCGTCGCGACTGCGCGCCTCTGGCACCGTCTGCGGTTCCTCCTTGAAGGCGGAGGCGCTGCGGCCCAAGCCCAGCTGCGCCGGGTGGCCGCCGGCGAAGGGCGGTGCGTGCGGGAGGTAGCTGATGGTGGCCGTCGGGTACGAGCTCCCGGTCCCGACGGCAGCTCCGGCGCCTCCGGAGGACGCAGAGGCTGAGGAGTAGCTGCTGAGGTTGGTGTAGACGGGAGGCGGCTCCGGGCCGGCGTAGACGCCCCCGGGCCCGGCCGGGGGTCCCCCGCTGGCGCCCAGGGACACGTTGGGGGGTGTCACGTGGTTCATCTTGTGCAGGTCGTCCAGGGCTTTGACAAAGCCGTCAGCAAAGCCCTCCTGCTCCTCGGTGACGCCGCCCCCTGCGCCCCCTGCGCCTCCGCCGCTGCCGCCCCCGCGAGGGTAAAAGTACTGTCCCGGGGGTGTGGGCGTCGTGGTGATCACGCCGTTGCTGTTGGGGACGATCAGGCGCTCCAGCTCCGAGGAGGCGAGCTTGAGAGACGCGCCGGTGTCCGAGCCCTGACCGGAAAAGTAGCTGCTGCCACCGGTGCCCTCCGGGCCGGGGCCCCGCGCCCCGGGCGCCTTGAGACTCCGGTAGGGGTCGGCCAGGTTGAGCGCCAGGCTCGGTTTCAGGAGTTTGTAGTCGTGTAGAGAGAGGCCGCCAGGGGCCCGGCCGTATCCCGCCGCTGGGTATGAGTCGTCGTGGTAGAAGGGCTGTTCCATTTTAGTGCACATCCGGGCGGCCCAGGCGGTCCGGGGAGAGTCCCTGCGAGGCCGCCCCGGGCCTCGCTGCGGCGAGTGGCGCGCTGTCCCCGGCGGTGGCGGGACTGGGTGTCTGGTCGCGCGTTCCCGGGGGCTGGCACCGGCTGGGAGCAGCCAGTCGGCGGCTGTGCGCGAAGGATGTGTCCGGCTTCCTGAGCCCCTTTCGCCCTCTCTGGCGCGCTCGTTTCTCGGTGTCGCttccccctgctccccactccc
This portion of the Microcebus murinus isolate Inina chromosome 27, M.murinus_Inina_mat1.0, whole genome shotgun sequence genome encodes:
- the PRDX2 gene encoding peroxiredoxin-2 isoform X2 is translated as MGALRTRVHASGRPCVRPLPTQLPVMTCKAQIGKRAPDFKATAVVDGAFKEVKLSDYEGKYVVLFFYPLDFTFVCPTEIIAFSDHAEDFHKLGCEVLGVSVDSQFTHLAWINTPRKEGGLGPLNIPLLADVSRSLSHDYGVLKDDEGIAYRGLFIIDGKGVLRQITINDLPVGRSVDEALRLVQAFQYTDEHGEVCPAGWKPGSDTIKPNVDDSKEYFSKHN
- the JUNB gene encoding transcription factor JunB isoform X1, whose protein sequence is MCTKMEQPFYHDDSYPAAGYGRAPGGLSLHDYKLLKPSLALNLADPYRSLKAPGARGPGPEGTGGSSYFSGQGSDTGASLKLASSELERLIVPNSNGVITTTPTPPGQYFYPRGGGSGGGAGGAGGGVTEEQEGFADGFVKALDDLHKMNHVTPPNVSLGASGGPPAGPGGVYAGPEPPPVYTNLSSYSSASASSGGAGAAVGTGSSYPTATISYLPHAPPFAGGHPAQLGLGRSASAFKEEPQTVPEARSRDATPPVSPINMEDQERIKVERKRLRNRLAATKCRKRKLERIARLEDKGEEEGAIAAELAPPPWYSSPRGHWGGDPRPLPSPSAPYCGEETRTWSLKSLF
- the LOC105885513 gene encoding thrombospondin type-1 domain-containing protein 8 isoform X6; the protein is MRGPNQDAQGAGGRGSGAAGSMRLRAAGGDAQLRAATTAPARGCCAGAARLCPGARWGRLESGMARGQAAGLLLPPLLLLLETAAQVSTDYQYFGPRGEGDTWEQLGQQHQKDVEESILGPWGKWRCLCYLGKQERSREVLGTAPDPVFMEHENLVQVRPCRQRDCPSCKPVDCGWRL
- the JUNB gene encoding transcription factor JunB isoform X2; protein product: MCTKMEQPFYHDDSYPAAGYGRAPGGLSLHDYKLLKPSLALNLADPYRSLKAPGARGPGPEGTGGSSYFSGQGSDTGASLKLASSELERLIVPNSNGVITTTPTPPGQYFYPRGGGSGGGAGGAGGGVTEEQEGFADGFVKALDDLHKMNHVTPPNVSLGASGGPPAGPGGVYAGPEPPPVYTNLSSYSSASASSGGAGAAVGTGSSYPTATISYLPHAPPFAGGHPAQLGLGRSASAFKEEPQTVPEARSRDATPPVSPINMEDQERIKVERKRLRNRLAATKCRKRKLERIARLEDKVKTLKAENAGLSSTAGLLREQVAQLKQKVMTHVSNGCQLLLAVKGHAF
- the PRDX2 gene encoding peroxiredoxin-2 isoform X1, producing the protein MGGALRTRVHASGRPCVRPLPTQLPVMTCKAQIGKRAPDFKATAVVDGAFKEVKLSDYEGKYVVLFFYPLDFTFVCPTEIIAFSDHAEDFHKLGCEVLGVSVDSQFTHLAWINTPRKEGGLGPLNIPLLADVSRSLSHDYGVLKDDEGIAYRGLFIIDGKGVLRQITINDLPVGRSVDEALRLVQAFQYTDEHGEVCPAGWKPGSDTIKPNVDDSKEYFSKHN